In one Spirosoma rigui genomic region, the following are encoded:
- a CDS encoding SGNH/GDSL hydrolase family protein has protein sequence MRKTFTLFLLLSTLLACKNSNQIAPQGSQFNTVKETAQSPLVVILGSSTASGWGASDYKHAWAGLFSSYLNNGKVINLAKGGYTTYHILPNDADHVSSRPESDTLRNITAALKMHPTLLMISMTTNDVSNGYNVDEVIANLNAVRAIALANGVRHFVITTSHPRKVSAAVTKKYIEQRDRVLAVFKDEAVNFFDPVADADNYFRQDLLSADGIHPNDQGHAILFDQIKVAFERNK, from the coding sequence ATGAGAAAAACGTTTACGCTGTTTCTTCTATTAAGTACATTACTTGCCTGTAAGAACTCTAATCAGATTGCTCCACAAGGGAGTCAGTTCAACACCGTTAAAGAAACGGCTCAATCACCCCTGGTTGTCATCCTTGGTTCCTCTACAGCATCGGGCTGGGGTGCTTCGGACTATAAACATGCCTGGGCAGGTTTGTTCAGCAGCTATCTGAACAACGGCAAAGTCATTAACTTGGCTAAAGGAGGGTATACAACCTATCATATTCTTCCCAACGATGCCGACCATGTATCAAGCCGGCCGGAGTCGGATACGCTTCGCAACATCACCGCAGCTCTAAAAATGCACCCGACGCTGTTGATGATCAGCATGACGACCAATGATGTCAGCAACGGCTACAACGTTGACGAGGTCATTGCCAATCTCAATGCCGTACGGGCTATAGCCCTGGCAAATGGTGTCCGTCATTTTGTGATTACCACATCGCATCCCCGGAAAGTTAGTGCTGCTGTCACGAAGAAGTATATAGAGCAGCGTGACCGGGTGTTGGCCGTTTTCAAAGACGAAGCCGTTAATTTCTTCGATCCCGTTGCAGACGCCGATAATTATTTCCGTCAAGATCTGCTAAGCGCCGACGGTATTCATCCGAATGATCAGGGACATGCTATCCTGTTCGATCAGATAAAAGTAGCCTTCGAGCGCAACAAATAA
- a CDS encoding T9SS type A sorting domain-containing protein, which yields MKKTVFIGQRFVAALVLTLSVGTVAVAQKSDSTAPKAGREVNIRIIERNGDDVRETERTYRIDGMADPDRDKMVMKLVDSLKATRKGSGRRQMTIIVDDNDGERIVRKNRPTPGKDRAPADVYARRNRQPRSPRDPWDSQTWQYEFRRGADSLTDQMNRFRLQIPRDWDRQLARPFEDWARTMSAKPSTIRGLDAFPNNPDRNQLNVRFTAPAKGDVSIIVTNTKGKEVARRDLKDFSGEFVGQIDLGKKPQGTYFITVTQQEDGAVKRVLVY from the coding sequence ATGAAAAAAACAGTTTTTATTGGTCAACGGTTCGTTGCTGCCCTGGTGCTCACGTTGAGTGTGGGAACGGTTGCCGTAGCGCAGAAAAGCGATTCAACCGCCCCGAAAGCAGGACGGGAAGTCAACATTCGAATTATTGAGCGCAACGGGGACGATGTACGGGAGACAGAGCGTACATATCGGATTGACGGTATGGCCGATCCGGACCGGGACAAAATGGTTATGAAACTGGTCGACTCGCTCAAAGCTACCCGTAAGGGATCAGGCCGTCGCCAGATGACCATTATTGTCGATGATAACGACGGAGAGCGCATAGTGCGTAAGAACCGACCGACACCCGGTAAAGATCGGGCACCCGCCGATGTGTATGCCCGGCGAAACCGGCAACCCCGTAGTCCCCGTGACCCTTGGGATAGCCAGACGTGGCAATACGAGTTCCGGCGCGGGGCTGACTCCCTAACCGACCAGATGAACCGGTTCAGGTTGCAGATTCCGCGCGATTGGGATCGACAACTGGCGCGGCCCTTTGAAGACTGGGCGCGCACAATGAGTGCCAAACCATCCACCATTCGGGGCCTGGATGCGTTCCCGAACAATCCCGACCGGAACCAGCTCAACGTGCGATTTACGGCTCCCGCCAAAGGCGATGTCAGTATCATTGTCACCAACACAAAAGGCAAAGAAGTAGCCCGCCGGGATCTGAAAGATTTCTCCGGCGAGTTCGTTGGTCAGATCGATCTAGGCAAAAAACCACAGGGCACCTACTTCATCACGGTGACGCAGCAGGAAGACGGCGCGGTAAAGCGAGTCCTCGTATACTGA
- a CDS encoding rhodanese-like domain-containing protein → MKLFWIVLGSLLAAGSSGMAQTTSKAYGAMLEAMYRKSVPLVTVDELKKMPDVVLLDTRTKEEYNVSHLPNAYWVGYDDFDLKRLPAIQKQANVVLYCSVGYRSERVGEKLLAAGYRRVHNLYGSLFEWVNQGNPVVDNQGKPTQRVHAYSRLWGVWLKRGDKVYD, encoded by the coding sequence ATGAAGCTATTTTGGATTGTTCTCGGGTCGCTGCTTGCGGCAGGCAGTTCGGGCATGGCCCAGACAACCAGCAAAGCATATGGTGCTATGCTGGAAGCCATGTACCGAAAATCAGTGCCCCTGGTGACGGTCGATGAACTGAAGAAGATGCCCGATGTAGTCTTGCTGGATACGCGGACGAAGGAGGAGTACAACGTGAGTCACCTCCCCAATGCGTACTGGGTAGGTTATGACGACTTTGATTTGAAGCGACTGCCGGCGATCCAGAAACAGGCGAATGTGGTGTTGTATTGTTCGGTGGGGTACCGGAGCGAACGGGTAGGAGAGAAACTACTGGCTGCGGGCTATAGGCGTGTCCACAACCTCTACGGTAGCTTATTCGAGTGGGTTAATCAGGGAAACCCGGTAGTTGATAATCAGGGGAAGCCAACCCAGCGTGTTCATGCCTACTCGCGCCTGTGGGGCGTATGGCTGAAACGGGGCGACAAAGTGTATGACTGA
- a CDS encoding response regulator transcription factor, translating to MATILLVEDDPNLGQLVQEYLNLKGYPTDRATDGNQGLQHFMAGQYDLCIFDVMMPKKDGFTLAKEVRMAGRDVPIIFLTAKSMQEDTIQGFKAGADDYITKPFSMEELLLRIQAILRRYQRSSDVAEPTTYRIGELAFDYQHQLLSYPGDDGQPQKLTSKESELLKLLAQNLNQPVSRSFALKMVWGDDSYFNARSMDVYVTKLRKYLKPDPAVQLVNVHGEGFKLVV from the coding sequence ATGGCTACTATTTTACTCGTTGAAGACGACCCTAATCTGGGTCAGCTCGTGCAGGAATACCTGAATCTGAAAGGCTACCCAACCGACCGTGCTACGGACGGTAATCAGGGGTTGCAGCACTTTATGGCGGGTCAGTATGACCTATGCATCTTCGACGTAATGATGCCCAAAAAAGATGGATTTACGCTGGCCAAAGAAGTGCGGATGGCCGGTCGTGACGTGCCCATCATTTTTCTGACGGCCAAATCCATGCAGGAGGATACGATCCAGGGATTCAAAGCCGGTGCCGACGATTACATAACGAAACCCTTCAGCATGGAGGAGCTGCTCCTCCGAATTCAAGCCATCCTGCGACGGTATCAACGCTCATCTGACGTAGCAGAACCGACTACGTACCGAATTGGCGAACTGGCATTTGATTACCAGCACCAGCTATTATCCTACCCCGGCGATGATGGGCAGCCTCAGAAGCTAACCAGCAAAGAATCCGAATTACTGAAACTGCTGGCGCAAAATCTGAACCAGCCCGTCAGCCGGAGTTTTGCCCTGAAAATGGTCTGGGGAGACGATTCCTACTTCAATGCCCGGAGTATGGACGTGTACGTGACGAAGCTGCGCAAATACCTCAAACCCGATCCCGCCGTTCAGCTCGTCAATGTGCACGGCGAGGGATTTAAGCTGGTCGTTTAA
- a CDS encoding acyltransferase family protein encodes MQPETQRPLKPEKTRFKADFSFVNWIRFVAMLSIVYEHCLDLHDPNTPANYVNLNPNGHFVENISQAQAMPWIVQPMKFGTICFFLISGYLLGKHLTSDQSPWSYYRRRLRVVGIPFLIAFGLYFLKHLGVYGLLIGRYDLSMLTPDFIQNKIWITLFMSSYWFIFSFLIALGLFFVFWRHSDSTLYGLVTGLIAVFYSVNIYFGWIEQRHNLAMPAYLFYLWLGVWLSRHENVITYIQKMPNKWLVGSVVLFLCLAVVESKYLWSINSVSPFNTIRLSNQLFSMSFFALLLKNDFSSKLVWLNPRSESFGIYLYHLYFIEAFSIFSTYFSFMLYSVDYTGLALAGITILRWIIIYTLTLMFVKLVNQTRFRWLLGN; translated from the coding sequence GTGCAACCAGAAACTCAACGTCCACTCAAACCAGAAAAAACGCGCTTCAAAGCAGACTTTTCTTTTGTTAACTGGATCCGTTTTGTAGCGATGTTATCTATTGTTTACGAACATTGTCTCGACCTTCACGATCCAAATACGCCTGCTAATTACGTCAACCTTAATCCCAATGGGCATTTCGTGGAGAATATCAGTCAGGCACAGGCCATGCCCTGGATTGTACAACCCATGAAATTTGGTACAATCTGCTTCTTTTTAATATCTGGTTATCTGCTTGGTAAACACCTCACCAGCGACCAGTCACCCTGGTCGTATTACCGGCGTCGGCTACGTGTTGTTGGAATCCCCTTCCTAATTGCGTTTGGATTATATTTCCTGAAGCACCTGGGTGTATACGGATTGCTGATTGGCCGGTACGATCTCTCAATGCTGACGCCAGACTTTATTCAGAATAAGATCTGGATAACTCTTTTTATGTCGTCCTATTGGTTCATTTTCAGCTTCCTGATTGCCCTTGGCCTGTTTTTTGTTTTCTGGCGTCATTCCGATTCTACCCTGTATGGTCTTGTAACAGGCTTGATAGCTGTCTTTTACAGTGTCAATATATACTTTGGGTGGATTGAACAACGCCATAATTTGGCCATGCCTGCTTATTTGTTTTACTTATGGCTTGGCGTCTGGCTGTCCCGGCACGAAAACGTGATTACGTATATTCAGAAGATGCCGAACAAGTGGCTGGTCGGTAGCGTCGTGCTCTTTCTTTGTCTAGCTGTGGTTGAGAGTAAGTATTTGTGGTCAATTAACTCGGTTAGCCCGTTCAATACCATTCGTCTGTCGAATCAGCTATTTTCGATGTCTTTCTTTGCCCTGTTGCTAAAGAATGACTTTTCCAGCAAACTCGTCTGGCTGAATCCACGCAGTGAGTCATTTGGCATTTATTTATATCACCTGTACTTCATAGAAGCATTCAGTATCTTCTCGACCTACTTTAGTTTTATGCTATACAGTGTAGACTACACTGGCTTAGCGTTGGCTGGTATCACTATACTGCGCTGGATAATTATCTACACACTCACCCTGATGTTCGTGAAGCTAGTCAACCAAACACGGTTCAGATGGCTGCTGGGCAATTGA
- the hemB gene encoding porphobilinogen synthase, with amino-acid sequence MIQIRRPRRNRQSAVIRDMVQETRLSVTDFILPLFVMEGQNVRSEVKSMPGIYRLSIDNLLQEVQECVDLGVKTFGLFPNLPEAKKDKYATESYNPDGLYQQTIRAIKDRFPEVVVMTDIAMDPYSSDGHDGIVENGKILNDPTLEVLGKMAVAQARAGADIVGPSDMMDGRIGYIRQVLDENNFHEVAIMAYTAKYASAFYGPFRDALDSAPKFGDKKTYQMNPANSREAIIEAQLDYTEGADFLMVKPALPYLDIIKLLADNFKLPISAYNVSGEYAMIKAASQLGWLDGQKAMVESLLSIKRAGASIILTYFAKEMAVLLNQR; translated from the coding sequence ATGATTCAGATTCGTCGTCCACGCCGGAACCGCCAGTCGGCCGTTATCCGGGATATGGTGCAGGAAACGCGCCTTTCCGTTACTGATTTTATCCTGCCACTTTTTGTCATGGAAGGGCAGAATGTTCGCAGCGAAGTGAAGTCGATGCCGGGTATATACCGGTTATCCATCGATAATTTGTTACAGGAGGTGCAGGAGTGCGTCGATCTGGGCGTTAAAACATTCGGTCTTTTTCCGAACCTTCCTGAAGCAAAGAAAGACAAGTATGCAACGGAAAGCTACAATCCTGACGGGTTATATCAGCAAACGATTCGGGCCATCAAAGATCGGTTTCCCGAAGTGGTTGTGATGACCGATATAGCCATGGACCCTTATAGTTCCGACGGCCACGATGGTATCGTTGAGAATGGCAAGATCCTGAACGATCCAACGCTGGAAGTTCTGGGGAAAATGGCGGTAGCTCAGGCCCGGGCCGGTGCCGATATTGTGGGTCCATCCGACATGATGGACGGACGTATTGGCTACATCCGCCAGGTGCTCGACGAGAATAACTTCCACGAGGTGGCTATCATGGCCTACACGGCAAAGTACGCCAGTGCCTTTTATGGCCCTTTCCGTGATGCCTTGGATTCTGCACCCAAGTTTGGTGATAAGAAAACCTACCAGATGAATCCGGCTAACAGCCGCGAAGCAATCATAGAAGCGCAACTTGATTATACGGAAGGAGCCGATTTTCTGATGGTCAAACCAGCGTTACCTTATCTTGATATAATTAAACTTTTAGCTGACAACTTTAAGTTACCCATATCGGCCTATAATGTAAGTGGAGAATATGCGATGATAAAGGCAGCCTCCCAATTGGGGTGGCTTGACGGCCAGAAAGCTATGGTTGAATCTTTGCTATCAATAAAAAGAGCTGGTGCGTCTATTATTCTGACTTACTTCGCCAAAGAGATGGCTGTACTGTTAAATCAGCGTTAG
- a CDS encoding sensor histidine kinase: MSKQRIQWIVALMAVGLLGLVGVQLYWIGSALQLQREQFAYKVTDALQEVVRTLERQEIVYLTKQRIHAREQQDRLMAIAKKDTKPTQASASTRTESQGEEGSAKRQPTRERTTVTDRMAVAPGIVPAGAVVVQSDVLHPTVHPLSADQMVVVEEFFRQQDELMAAGDWQTQLIQQQQFDSWVEHVLTDELNRINNQVAMNARRSDSARYSMRNRLRTAARQRKEKKSVEPAAGQPAVATAPASLSQHRAEEQSHMIKDVLKGLLLSDRPIEDRVNRLALDTLLRQSLDERGISIPFAYGVRTHKQPKFLFTSHGTEPKQFAANGYKAALFPNNLMESGNYVYVYFPTQQQFILSRLGFTFAASAVLLLVILACFYIAISTIVKQKKLADIKNDFINNMTHEFKTPISTISLAVEMAQEQLRSVPASRMPALSVPDSAASSDQAGDQRLTRYMGIIRDENRRLGSHVEKVLQMALLDRGEIVLKLAEVNIHDIIEKVLNNIGLQIEQREGDVELIFDADHEIVEADEVHLTNIIYNLLDNAIKYSPDKPHITLQTRSLPEGISVTVADKGLGMTKDQISRVFEKFYRVPTGNRHDVKGFGLGLSYVKKMIEEHHGQIRVESQPGKGSSFELILPYKVSE, from the coding sequence ATGTCGAAACAACGCATACAATGGATCGTGGCACTAATGGCCGTAGGGTTGCTAGGACTTGTTGGCGTGCAGCTATACTGGATTGGCAGTGCGCTCCAGTTGCAAAGGGAGCAGTTTGCCTATAAAGTCACCGATGCCCTGCAGGAAGTAGTTCGGACGCTCGAACGGCAGGAGATCGTATACCTGACCAAACAGCGGATTCACGCGCGCGAGCAGCAGGACCGCTTGATGGCCATTGCCAAAAAAGACACCAAACCCACCCAGGCCAGTGCATCCACCCGTACGGAAAGCCAGGGCGAAGAAGGATCGGCGAAACGCCAGCCTACCCGGGAACGAACAACGGTTACCGACCGTATGGCGGTTGCGCCGGGTATCGTCCCCGCGGGTGCCGTAGTGGTACAATCCGACGTGCTACACCCAACAGTTCACCCGCTGTCGGCCGACCAGATGGTTGTTGTGGAGGAATTTTTCCGGCAGCAGGATGAGCTGATGGCGGCTGGTGACTGGCAAACGCAGTTAATTCAACAGCAACAGTTTGATAGTTGGGTGGAACACGTGCTGACTGATGAGCTGAACCGAATCAACAACCAGGTAGCGATGAATGCCCGCCGGTCAGATTCGGCCCGGTATAGTATGCGTAACCGGTTACGGACGGCTGCCCGCCAGCGTAAAGAAAAGAAGTCGGTTGAACCGGCTGCCGGGCAGCCAGCGGTAGCTACGGCACCAGCCAGCCTAAGCCAGCACCGTGCCGAAGAGCAGTCGCACATGATCAAGGATGTGCTGAAAGGACTTTTGCTATCAGATCGTCCAATTGAGGATCGGGTTAACCGGCTGGCGCTGGATACCCTGCTGCGTCAATCACTCGATGAACGGGGCATCAGTATCCCGTTTGCCTATGGCGTCCGGACGCATAAGCAGCCGAAATTTTTGTTTACCTCCCACGGTACAGAGCCCAAGCAGTTTGCGGCTAATGGATATAAGGCGGCTTTGTTCCCCAATAACCTGATGGAGTCGGGCAACTACGTGTACGTGTATTTTCCCACGCAGCAGCAATTTATTCTGAGTCGGCTCGGCTTCACGTTCGCAGCTTCGGCGGTACTGTTGCTGGTCATCCTAGCCTGTTTTTACATCGCCATCAGCACGATTGTGAAACAGAAAAAGCTGGCAGATATCAAGAACGACTTTATCAACAACATGACCCACGAGTTCAAGACGCCTATTTCAACCATTTCACTGGCGGTTGAAATGGCTCAGGAACAGCTCCGGTCGGTACCCGCCAGCCGGATGCCCGCGCTGAGCGTGCCCGATTCCGCAGCTTCGTCGGATCAGGCGGGTGATCAGCGGCTCACGCGATATATGGGCATTATCCGCGACGAAAACCGCCGGCTGGGCTCTCATGTGGAGAAAGTTCTGCAAATGGCTTTGCTTGACCGGGGCGAAATTGTACTGAAACTGGCGGAGGTTAACATTCATGATATTATCGAAAAGGTGCTCAATAACATCGGTTTGCAGATTGAGCAGCGTGAGGGTGATGTTGAGCTTATTTTCGATGCCGATCACGAGATCGTAGAAGCTGATGAGGTGCACCTGACCAATATCATCTATAATCTGCTCGACAATGCGATTAAGTATTCACCGGATAAACCACACATAACCCTGCAAACCCGTAGTTTGCCCGAAGGTATCAGCGTTACTGTTGCCGATAAAGGGCTGGGTATGACCAAAGACCAGATTAGTCGGGTGTTCGAAAAGTTTTACCGCGTACCTACGGGTAATCGACACGACGTGAAAGGCTTTGGATTAGGTCTGAGCTACGTTAAAAAAATGATCGAGGAGCACCACGGCCAGATTCGGGTCGAAAGCCAGCCGGGAAAAGGCTCGTCGTTTGAATTAATTTTACCTTATAAAGTGAGTGAGTGA
- a CDS encoding dihydroorotase, with product MVRILLLNAKVVNEGNTYETDLLVVDGYIAQIAPNLSGQHADQIIDAKGNYLLPGIIDDQVHFREPGLTHKATIRTESRAAVAGGVTTFMEMPNTVPNALTQELLADKYAIAARSSMANYSFFMGASNDNLAEVLRTDPRTVCGVKVFMGSSTGSMLVDDEHVLNELFRESPMLIATHCEDEATIRANTEYYRATYGDTATAALHPLIRNEAACLTSSSLAVELARRHNTRLHILHISTADELPLFTGTADRPVSLQDKRITNEVCVHHLWYDSRDYEQLGNQIKCNPAIKEAHHKEALLAALLDDRLDIIATDHAPHTWDEKQQSYWQAPSGLPLVQHPLLMMLEFVQQGKLSIETLVRKMCHAPADCFRIEKRGYIREGYWADLVLVDVNQPTTVSKQNLFYQCGWSPLEGHTFDATVTHTIVSGELVYQNGAFLAERAGKRIFFNR from the coding sequence ATGGTGCGAATTCTGTTACTGAATGCTAAAGTTGTAAACGAGGGAAATACCTACGAAACGGACCTGCTGGTTGTTGATGGATATATTGCTCAGATCGCTCCAAACCTATCCGGACAGCATGCTGATCAGATCATTGATGCTAAGGGTAACTACTTACTGCCAGGTATCATTGATGATCAGGTACACTTCCGGGAACCAGGACTTACTCACAAAGCCACGATTCGAACGGAGTCAAGGGCTGCCGTGGCCGGGGGCGTTACCACATTCATGGAAATGCCCAACACAGTGCCCAATGCACTGACTCAGGAGTTACTGGCCGATAAGTATGCCATTGCTGCCCGGTCGTCCATGGCCAACTATTCTTTTTTCATGGGTGCTTCAAACGACAACCTCGCTGAAGTGCTGCGCACTGACCCACGCACCGTTTGCGGAGTAAAAGTGTTCATGGGTTCCTCAACCGGCAGTATGCTGGTCGACGATGAGCATGTGCTGAATGAATTGTTCCGCGAAAGCCCCATGCTCATTGCTACCCACTGCGAGGATGAAGCTACCATCCGCGCTAATACCGAATACTACCGCGCTACCTATGGCGATACTGCTACGGCCGCTCTGCATCCGCTCATTCGCAATGAAGCAGCCTGCCTGACCTCTTCGTCACTAGCCGTCGAACTGGCCCGCCGACATAACACCCGCCTGCATATTCTGCACATCTCGACGGCTGACGAACTGCCTTTATTTACCGGTACTGCTGATAGGCCTGTATCGTTGCAGGACAAGAGAATAACGAATGAAGTATGCGTTCACCATCTATGGTACGATAGTCGGGATTATGAGCAGTTGGGCAATCAGATCAAGTGCAATCCGGCCATAAAAGAGGCTCACCACAAAGAAGCACTGCTAGCGGCTCTGCTCGACGACCGGCTCGATATCATCGCTACTGACCACGCCCCGCACACTTGGGACGAAAAACAGCAATCATACTGGCAGGCCCCTTCGGGTTTACCATTAGTACAGCATCCGCTGCTGATGATGCTTGAATTCGTCCAGCAGGGGAAGCTATCCATTGAAACACTGGTGCGTAAGATGTGTCACGCCCCCGCCGATTGTTTCCGGATCGAAAAGCGCGGCTACATTAGGGAAGGCTACTGGGCCGATCTGGTACTAGTCGATGTGAATCAACCCACGACGGTTTCCAAACAGAACTTGTTTTATCAATGCGGCTGGTCGCCATTGGAGGGACATACTTTCGACGCTACAGTAACGCACACTATTGTGTCAGGTGAACTAGTCTATCAGAATGGGGCCTTTCTAGCCGAGCGGGCGGGTAAGCGGATTTTTTTTAACCGGTAA